The segment CCCGAGAACCTCAGCGACGTGCTGGAGGCCTACCTGCGCGAGCAGCTGGGCGAGAGCGCGCCCTTGCCCTACCACCCGGGCACCCTGAACATCATCATGCTGGTGGGCGTCAACGGGGTCGGCAAGACGACGACCCTCGGCAAGCTCGCGCGCCGCTACCAGATCGAGGGCCGCAAGGTCCTGATCGCCGCCGCCGACACCTTCCGCGCGGCCGCCATCGAGCAGATCGCCATCTGGGCCGAGCGCTCGGGGGTGGACCTGATCCGGCACAAGGAAGGCGGGGACGCCGCGGCGGTGGTCTTCGACGCCATCCGCGCGGCCAAGGCCCGCGGGGTGGACACCCTTCTCATCGACACGGCGGGCCGCCTGCACAACAAGTCCAACCTCATGGCCGAGCTGGAGAAGATCCGCCGGATCATCGAGCGCGAGGCCCCCGAGGCCCCGGTCGAGGCCCTGCTGGTGCTCGACGCGACCACCGGCCAGAACGGCCTGCGCCAGGCCGAGGTCTTCCAGGAGGCGACGAAGCTCACGGGCGTCATCCTGACCAAGCTGGACGGCACGGCCAAGGGCGGGGTGGTCTTCGGCATCAAGCGCCAGCTGGGCCTGCCCGTGCGCCTGGTGGGCCTCGGCGAGAAGGTCGAGGACCTCAAGGACTTCGATGCGGGCGTCTACGTGGACGCGCTCTTCAGCGAAGAGGCCAAGCCCGAGGCGTAAGCCTTATTTCCGGTGCCTATAGGTGATGCGCCCGCGGCTGAGGTCGTAGGGGCTCAGCTCCACCTTGACCTTGTCCCCCATCAGGATCTTGATGAAGTGCTTGCGCAT is part of the Pantanalinema sp. genome and harbors:
- the ftsY gene encoding signal recognition particle-docking protein FtsY; its protein translation is MWFKRKPEQPPVTPEPLEAPPAAPEQVVTEPEQAPEAEQKGIWAKTWDFLNKPIFVAETEAMSQALEKTKSGFIARIKKLGNRWTRIDEDMLEELEEILLESDVGLAVAEGAIAHVRAKHKVGEVSPENLSDVLEAYLREQLGESAPLPYHPGTLNIIMLVGVNGVGKTTTLGKLARRYQIEGRKVLIAAADTFRAAAIEQIAIWAERSGVDLIRHKEGGDAAAVVFDAIRAAKARGVDTLLIDTAGRLHNKSNLMAELEKIRRIIEREAPEAPVEALLVLDATTGQNGLRQAEVFQEATKLTGVILTKLDGTAKGGVVFGIKRQLGLPVRLVGLGEKVEDLKDFDAGVYVDALFSEEAKPEA
- the infA gene encoding translation initiation factor IF-1; this translates as EDTLEMEGVVLEALPNTMFRVQLENGHTVLAHISGKMRKHFIKILMGDKVKVELSPYDLSRGRITYRHRK